The following nucleotide sequence is from Catonella massiliensis.
TGAAGATAAGCCTGATAATGAGAATTTCTTAGAAAAAAGGCTGAAGAAATATCTTCTTGGTGAAGGCAGTGAGCCTATCTGGAATGAAAATGAGAAGATGAAATATCTCTGTAAGTTTTCATTAAAGGCTGAGGATAGGGATAAAATCAATGACTCAGCTGTTAAATTTATCAACGAACTTCTCATCCATCAGTTCAAAGAGGGTGTTGTCCTTATGTTTGAAAAGCCTGTTAACTTCTACATTTTCCTCCCTCTAGACAATGAAAATCTTGAAAAAAGGGTGGAAAGGGTTAATGAACTGGTGGAGAGCTTTCTTGGCATAAGACTTTCTTATACCAACAGTGTAAGGCAAAGCAGGGAAAAGATAGCAGACTGGTTTACAAGACACGAGAAATCAGGAGATGACGTAAACAATTCAGCAAGCTGGGATAACTCAATAAAGACAGCGATTGACTATATCAATGCTAACCACGGAGAACAGCTAAGCCTGGCCAAGGTGGCTGGTGTGGCAGGAGTATCTCCTACGTATTTTTCTGCACTTTTTAAGAAAGAAATAGGCAAAAACTATGTGGAATACCTCAACGAAGTCAGACTTAAGGCTGTACTTAAGGAGTTTAAGGTAAGTGATGCCAAGATATCCTTTATTGCTGAAAAACATGGCTTTCCAAGTCAGGAGTATTTTTCAAG
It contains:
- a CDS encoding response regulator transcription factor, encoding MYKVLFAEDELLVRIGLQNAIKWSDYSMELVAQADDGGQAFELFQKIRPDVVITDIRMDVMDGHELIRKIREIDKECAILVISCIDDFEVIRRLVPLKINGYVLKATLNMEEINKLLQETREYLISIGRNGEDKPDNENFLEKRLKKYLLGEGSEPIWNENEKMKYLCKFSLKAEDRDKINDSAVKFINELLIHQFKEGVVLMFEKPVNFYIFLPLDNENLEKRVERVNELVESFLGIRLSYTNSVRQSREKIADWFTRHEKSGDDVNNSASWDNSIKTAIDYINANHGEQLSLAKVAGVAGVSPTYFSALFKKEIGKNYVEYLNEVRLKAVLKEFKVSDAKISFIAEKHGFPSQEYFSRYFKKVMGVSPAKWRRKNS